Sequence from the Cellulomonas fimi ATCC 484 genome:
AGGAGCCGCGCAGGAGGCCGTGGCGGGTGACGGCGACGACCGCGTACTGCGAGCAGGACGGGTAGAACCGGCACGTCGGCGGCGTCATCGGGGAGATGAAGCGCTGGTAGATCCGCAGGAGCAGCAGGACGAGGCGCGCGGGCAGTCGCACGACGCCTCGAACCGCTGCTGACCAGGTCATGGGGTGGCTCACGCCTGGGCGGGTCGGCGGGCGGCCCGGCGGACGGCACCGGCGAGGGCCGAGTCCAGGTCGGCGCCGAGCTGGGCGAACGGTGCCCCGGCGGCGGGCGGAAGCGCCCGGACGACGATGCGCGACCCGGCGGGCAGGACGTCGAGCCGTGCGCGCACCAGCTCGCGGAGGCGGCGCTTCACGAGGTTGCGTCGCACGGCGGTCCCGACGGCCTTGGACACGACAAGACCGACCACGGGGCCGTCCGGCCCGGGGTCGGTCTTGGTCGTCAGGTGCACCACGAGGGTCTCCCGTCCGCTGCGCGCACCGCGTCGCACCGCCTGCTCGAAGTCGGCAGCGCGGCGCATCCGGTGCGCGGCGGGCAGCACCGGCGCTGGCGTCAGGCCGAGAGCTCCGCGCGGCCCTTGCGACGACGCGCCGCGAGGATCGCGCGACCCGCGCGGGTACGCATGCGCAGACGGAAGCCGTGCGTCTTGGCGCGGCGCCGGTTGTTCGGCTGGAAGGTGCGCTTGCTCACGAGAGTCTCCAACTACCTCGGGGTGGGCCTCGCGCGAGACGCACGCGGCCGGGGTCTGACTGCCGAGCTCGACTGCTCCAGGGACACGCACGCGTGCGTGTGGCGTCAGGGCGCGCCAGCAGGAGCCATCAGGAAGGCTGGACAACGGTACGCCGCAGCGTCGCGACCGGTCAAATGCGCGTGCCGCCGTGCCGCGGTCGGGCAGCGGCCGTGGCCGGATCAGTCACCGAGACCGTCGGCCGCGCCCC
This genomic interval carries:
- the rnpA gene encoding ribonuclease P protein component; this translates as MLPAAHRMRRAADFEQAVRRGARSGRETLVVHLTTKTDPGPDGPVVGLVVSKAVGTAVRRNLVKRRLRELVRARLDVLPAGSRIVVRALPPAAGAPFAQLGADLDSALAGAVRRAARRPAQA
- the yidD gene encoding membrane protein insertion efficiency factor YidD, whose amino-acid sequence is MTWSAAVRGVVRLPARLVLLLLRIYQRFISPMTPPTCRFYPSCSQYAVVAVTRHGLLRGSWLAARRLLRCHPWNPGGVDDVPPARASHRHGPHAHPHVASSTH
- the rpmH gene encoding 50S ribosomal protein L34, translated to MSKRTFQPNNRRRAKTHGFRLRMRTRAGRAILAARRRKGRAELSA